The following proteins come from a genomic window of Pseudomonas cichorii:
- the pgi gene encoding glucose-6-phosphate isomerase, which produces MAYYRNPSDVTALPAWQALSQHRQAMQDFSMRDAFNADPQRFSQFTLSSCGLFLDYSKNLITGETQDLLVNLANEVGLKEAIQAQYDGELVNSSEGRPALHTALRRPVGDKLLVNGVNVMPEVHKVLNQITELVGRIHDGLWRGYTEKPITDVVNIGIGGSFLGPELVSEALLSYAHKGVRCHYLANIDGSEFHELSMKIRAETTLFIVSSKSFNTLETLKNAQAARAWYLAQGGSEAELYRHFIAVSSNNAAAVAFGIREENIFPMWDWVGGRYSLWSAIGLPIALAIGMSNFKELLSGAYTMDQHFQSAPFEKNMPVLLALLGVWYGNFWGSQSHAILPYDHYLRNITKHLQQLDMESNGKSVRQDGTPVSTDTGPVIWGGVGCNGQHAYHQLLHQGTQLIPADFIVPIVSFNPVADHHQWLYANCLSQSQALMLGKTRAEAEAELREKGVPEEQVQQIAPHKVIPGNRPSNTLVVERISPRRLGALVAMYEHKVFVQSVIWGINAFDQWGVELGKELGKGVYQRLTGGIEDPAEDASTQGLINYFRGRHRG; this is translated from the coding sequence ATGGCGTACTACCGCAATCCTTCTGATGTGACCGCTCTGCCCGCCTGGCAGGCGCTGAGTCAACACCGCCAAGCCATGCAGGATTTCAGCATGCGCGATGCGTTCAATGCAGATCCGCAACGCTTCAGCCAATTCACCCTCAGCAGTTGCGGCCTGTTTCTCGACTACTCGAAAAACCTGATTACAGGTGAAACCCAGGACCTGCTGGTCAACCTGGCCAATGAAGTCGGCCTGAAGGAAGCGATCCAGGCACAATACGACGGCGAGCTGGTCAACTCCTCCGAAGGTCGTCCGGCGCTGCACACCGCGCTGCGCCGCCCGGTTGGCGACAAGCTGCTGGTCAATGGCGTCAACGTGATGCCGGAAGTCCACAAGGTCCTCAACCAGATCACCGAGCTGGTCGGTCGCATTCATGACGGCCTGTGGCGCGGCTACACCGAGAAGCCCATCACCGACGTGGTGAACATCGGCATCGGTGGCTCGTTCCTCGGCCCGGAGCTGGTGTCCGAAGCCCTGTTGTCGTACGCCCATAAAGGCGTGCGCTGCCATTACCTGGCCAATATCGACGGCAGTGAATTCCACGAACTGTCGATGAAGATCCGCGCCGAAACCACGCTGTTCATCGTTTCGTCGAAATCCTTCAACACCCTGGAAACCCTGAAGAACGCCCAGGCAGCACGCGCCTGGTATCTGGCTCAAGGGGGCTCCGAGGCCGAGCTGTACCGTCACTTCATCGCGGTATCGAGCAACAACGCAGCAGCGGTTGCATTCGGTATCCGTGAAGAGAACATCTTCCCGATGTGGGACTGGGTCGGCGGTCGTTACTCGCTGTGGTCGGCCATCGGTCTGCCTATCGCGCTGGCCATCGGCATGTCCAACTTCAAGGAGCTGTTGTCGGGTGCCTACACCATGGACCAGCACTTCCAGAGCGCGCCGTTCGAGAAGAACATGCCGGTGCTGCTGGCCTTGCTGGGCGTATGGTATGGCAACTTCTGGGGCTCCCAAAGCCACGCGATCCTGCCTTACGACCACTACCTGCGTAACATCACCAAGCACTTGCAGCAGTTGGACATGGAATCCAACGGCAAGAGCGTACGCCAGGACGGCACGCCGGTTTCCACCGATACCGGCCCGGTCATCTGGGGCGGCGTAGGCTGCAACGGTCAGCACGCTTACCACCAGTTGCTGCATCAGGGCACCCAACTGATCCCGGCTGACTTCATCGTGCCAATCGTCAGCTTCAACCCGGTTGCCGACCATCACCAGTGGCTGTACGCCAACTGCCTGTCCCAGAGCCAGGCGCTGATGCTGGGCAAGACCCGCGCCGAAGCCGAAGCCGAGTTGCGTGAAAAGGGCGTACCGGAAGAACAGGTGCAGCAGATTGCGCCGCACAAGGTCATTCCTGGCAACCGTCCGAGCAACACCCTGGTGGTGGAGCGCATCAGCCCGCGCCGTCTGGGCGCACTGGTGGCAATGTACGAACACAAGGTTTTCGTACAGAGCGTGATCTGGGGCATCAACGCCTTCGACCAATGGGGCGTCGAACTGGGCAAGGAGCTGGGCAAAGGTGTTTACCAGCGCCTGACAGGCGGTATCGAAGACCCTGCCGAAGATGCTTCGACCCAAGGCCTGATCAACTACTTCCGCGGCCGCCATCGCGGTTGA
- the panD gene encoding aspartate 1-decarboxylase — protein MHTVMLKAKLHRAEVTHAVLDYEGSCAIDGEWLDLSGIREYEQIQIYNIDNGERFTTYAIRGEEGSRMISVNGAAAHKAKVGDRVIICAYAQYSDAELVDFKPRMLYMAPGNELSHTSNAIPVQVA, from the coding sequence ATGCACACCGTGATGCTCAAAGCCAAACTGCACCGTGCAGAAGTCACTCACGCCGTGCTCGACTACGAAGGCTCATGCGCCATCGATGGCGAGTGGCTGGACCTGTCCGGCATTCGCGAGTACGAGCAGATCCAGATCTACAACATCGATAACGGCGAGCGTTTCACCACCTATGCCATCCGTGGTGAAGAAGGTTCGCGCATGATTTCGGTCAACGGTGCCGCCGCTCACAAGGCGAAAGTCGGCGACCGTGTGATCATCTGCGCCTATGCTCAGTACTCCGACGCCGAACTGGTCGATTTCAAGCCACGCATGCTTTATATGGCGCCGGGCAATGAACTTAGCCATACCAGCAATGCCATACCGGTACAGGTTGCCTAG
- the panC gene encoding pantoate--beta-alanine ligase, producing MNTVKTVLDLRAAVARARSEGKRIALTPTMGNLHSGHAALVTRASQRADFVVATIFVNPLQFGPNEDLASYPRTLDADKEKLLEAGCNLLFTPSVEEMYPHGMADQTLVSVPHLSEGLCGASRPGHFDGVATVVSKLFNMVQPDLAVFGEKDFQQLAVIRALVRDLNMPIQIIGEPTVRATDGLALSSRNGYLSEEQRAKAPALYRVLSTVADGIRNNEDINGLINIGKRTLEAEGFRIDYLEVRDATSLRPATEEDRDLVILVAAFLGKTRLIDNLHLTKE from the coding sequence ATGAACACAGTAAAAACCGTACTGGACCTGCGCGCCGCCGTCGCTCGCGCCCGCAGCGAAGGTAAACGGATTGCCTTGACGCCCACGATGGGCAACCTGCACAGCGGACATGCCGCACTGGTGACACGGGCGAGCCAACGGGCGGACTTCGTGGTCGCCACCATTTTCGTCAACCCGCTGCAGTTCGGCCCCAACGAAGACCTGGCGAGCTACCCGCGCACCCTCGATGCCGACAAGGAAAAACTGCTGGAAGCCGGTTGCAACCTGCTGTTCACGCCCAGCGTGGAAGAAATGTACCCACACGGCATGGCCGATCAGACCCTGGTCAGCGTTCCGCACCTGTCCGAAGGGCTGTGCGGTGCCAGCCGGCCTGGCCATTTCGACGGCGTTGCTACCGTGGTCAGCAAGCTGTTCAACATGGTTCAGCCTGACCTGGCCGTGTTTGGCGAGAAAGACTTTCAGCAACTGGCGGTGATCCGGGCACTGGTCCGGGATCTGAACATGCCGATCCAGATCATTGGCGAGCCGACCGTTCGCGCGACCGATGGCCTGGCCTTGTCATCGCGTAACGGTTATCTGAGCGAAGAGCAACGCGCCAAAGCGCCTGCGCTGTATCGCGTCCTCAGCACCGTGGCCGACGGCATTCGCAACAACGAAGACATCAACGGCCTGATCAACATCGGCAAAAGGACGCTGGAGGCCGAAGGTTTCCGTATCGACTATCTGGAAGTGCGCGACGCCACCAGCCTGCGTCCTGCTACCGAAGAAGACCGTGATCTGGTCATTCTGGTTGCCGCCTTTCTGGGCAAGACCCGCCTGATCGACAATCTGCACCTGACCAAGGAATAA
- the panB gene encoding 3-methyl-2-oxobutanoate hydroxymethyltransferase: MPDITVTSLLALKQKGEKITMLTCYDATFAHTASQAGVEVLLVGDSLGMVLQGHDSTLPVTTAEMAYHVACVKRGNQGALILADLPFMANATLEQTFTNSTTLMQAGAHMVKVEGAAWLAESIRLLADRGIPVCAHMGLTPQSVNVLGGYKVQGRLEAQARQMRADAITLEQAGAAMILLECVPSELAEEITQAVKVPVIGIGAGSATDGQVLVLHDMLGLSISGRVPKFVKNFMVGQPDIQSAIQAYVSAVKNVSFPATEHGFSA, encoded by the coding sequence ATGCCTGATATAACTGTTACGTCGCTGCTGGCCCTCAAGCAGAAAGGTGAGAAAATCACCATGCTGACCTGCTACGACGCGACCTTCGCCCATACCGCCAGCCAGGCGGGTGTCGAAGTGCTGCTGGTGGGTGACTCGCTGGGTATGGTCCTGCAGGGCCATGACAGCACCTTGCCGGTGACGACCGCCGAAATGGCCTATCACGTTGCCTGCGTCAAACGCGGCAATCAGGGCGCGCTGATTCTTGCCGACCTGCCGTTCATGGCCAACGCCACCCTCGAACAGACCTTCACCAACAGCACCACGCTCATGCAGGCGGGTGCGCACATGGTCAAGGTCGAAGGTGCTGCGTGGCTGGCCGAGTCGATACGGCTGCTCGCCGACCGTGGCATTCCGGTCTGCGCCCACATGGGCCTGACGCCACAATCGGTGAACGTGCTGGGTGGCTACAAGGTTCAGGGCCGTCTGGAAGCCCAGGCCCGCCAGATGCGTGCCGATGCCATTACCCTGGAACAGGCTGGCGCCGCCATGATCCTGCTGGAGTGCGTACCGAGCGAGCTGGCCGAGGAAATCACCCAGGCGGTGAAAGTCCCGGTCATCGGTATCGGCGCCGGCAGCGCCACCGACGGTCAGGTGCTGGTGCTGCATGACATGCTCGGCCTGTCCATCAGCGGTCGCGTCCCCAAGTTCGTCAAAAACTTCATGGTCGGCCAACCTGACATTCAGTCGGCCATCCAGGCCTACGTCAGCGCAGTCAAAAACGTCAGCTTCCCGGCAACTGAACACGGATTCTCGGCATGA
- the folK gene encoding 2-amino-4-hydroxy-6-hydroxymethyldihydropteridine diphosphokinase produces the protein MSKVSSRERVYIGLGSNLADPAEQLRHALDALALLPQSHLAGVSSFYVSDSLLPGQPRYTNAVAALDTALAPLELLDALQGIELDQGRERHERWGPRTLDLDILLFGERLIDEPRLKVPHYHMQARPFVLYPLAELAPRLDLADGRTLEQLLAACPYEGLERLSAPA, from the coding sequence GTGAGTAAGGTATCAAGCCGCGAACGTGTCTATATAGGCTTGGGCAGCAACCTCGCTGACCCGGCCGAGCAGTTGCGTCATGCTCTCGATGCACTGGCGCTACTGCCACAGAGCCATCTTGCAGGCGTTTCGTCCTTTTACGTCAGCGACTCCCTGTTGCCCGGCCAGCCCCGCTATACCAATGCCGTTGCAGCACTGGACACCGCACTGGCACCGCTGGAACTGCTCGATGCCTTGCAAGGCATAGAACTGGACCAGGGCCGCGAGCGTCATGAACGCTGGGGCCCGCGCACGCTGGACCTGGATATTCTGCTGTTCGGCGAGCGACTGATCGACGAGCCACGCCTGAAAGTGCCGCATTATCACATGCAGGCCCGCCCCTTCGTTCTCTACCCTCTGGCAGAACTCGCTCCCCGCCTGGATCTGGCTGACGGGCGTACGCTAGAGCAGTTACTGGCCGCTTGCCCATACGAGGGCCTGGAGCGTTTGTCCGCTCCGGCGTAA
- a CDS encoding polynucleotide adenylyltransferase PcnB: protein MLKKLFQSFRSPVRKPQQHTRTTPEVLNSSQHSLQRSQFSRHAVNIVERLQNAGYQAYLVGGCVRDLMLNIEPKDFDVATSATPEQVRAEFRNARIIGRRFKLVHIHFGREIIEVATFRANHPQDEEEEDSNQSSRNESGRILRDNVYGTLEEDAQRRDFTINALYYDPVSERVLDYANGVHDIRNRLIRLIGDPEQRYKEDPVRMLRAVRFAAKLDFGIEKHSTLPIRPLAPMLRDIPSARLFEEVLKLFLSGHAEPTFEMLVDLELFEPLFPASSKALEYNPTYTHTLISNALINTDLRIKQNKPVTPAFLFAALLWPALPAKVLRLQERGMPPIAAMQEAAHELIIEQCQRIAIPKRFTMPIREIWDMQERLPRRSGKRADLLLDNPRFRAGYDFLLLRETAGEQTDGLGEWWTDYQDSNDSQRRDMIRDLGNKPEATGTGPRKRRRSSGAKRKRDAEASGE, encoded by the coding sequence ATGCTGAAGAAGCTGTTCCAGTCATTCCGTTCCCCGGTGCGTAAACCGCAGCAACACACGCGCACCACGCCTGAAGTGCTCAATAGCAGCCAGCATTCGCTGCAGCGCAGCCAATTCAGCCGTCATGCGGTCAATATCGTCGAGCGCCTGCAAAACGCTGGCTACCAGGCCTATCTGGTCGGTGGTTGCGTGCGCGACCTGATGCTCAATATCGAGCCCAAGGATTTCGACGTAGCAACCAGCGCCACACCTGAACAGGTGCGTGCAGAATTCCGTAACGCCCGGATCATTGGCCGCCGCTTCAAGCTGGTCCATATCCACTTTGGCCGGGAAATCATCGAAGTTGCGACATTCCGCGCCAATCATCCTCAGGACGAGGAAGAAGAGGACAGCAACCAGTCCTCGCGCAATGAAAGCGGCCGCATCCTGCGTGACAACGTCTATGGCACGCTGGAAGAAGACGCCCAGCGCCGGGACTTCACGATCAACGCGCTCTATTACGATCCGGTCAGCGAACGCGTGCTCGATTACGCCAACGGCGTACACGACATTCGCAACCGCCTGATCCGCCTGATCGGCGACCCCGAGCAGCGTTACAAGGAAGACCCGGTGCGCATGCTGCGCGCCGTGCGTTTCGCAGCCAAGCTGGATTTCGGTATAGAAAAGCACAGCACCCTGCCGATTCGCCCGCTGGCGCCGATGCTGCGTGATATCCCGTCGGCCCGTCTGTTCGAAGAAGTGCTCAAGCTGTTCCTGTCCGGCCACGCAGAACCCACCTTTGAAATGCTGGTGGACCTGGAGCTGTTCGAGCCCCTGTTCCCGGCCAGCTCCAAGGCACTGGAATACAACCCGACCTACACCCACACCCTGATCAGCAATGCCTTGATCAACACCGACCTGCGCATCAAGCAGAACAAGCCGGTAACACCGGCGTTCCTGTTCGCAGCCCTGCTCTGGCCGGCACTGCCTGCCAAGGTGCTGCGCCTGCAAGAGCGCGGCATGCCGCCGATTGCGGCCATGCAGGAAGCAGCTCACGAACTGATCATCGAACAATGCCAGCGCATCGCGATCCCCAAGCGTTTCACCATGCCGATCCGCGAGATCTGGGACATGCAGGAACGTTTGCCACGCCGCTCCGGCAAACGCGCCGACCTGCTGCTCGACAATCCACGCTTCCGTGCCGGTTACGACTTTCTGTTGTTGCGCGAAACCGCTGGCGAGCAGACCGACGGTCTGGGTGAGTGGTGGACCGACTATCAGGACAGCAACGACAGCCAGCGCCGCGACATGATTCGTGACCTGGGTAACAAGCCCGAAGCCACCGGCACAGGCCCTCGCAAGCGTCGTCGCAGCAGCGGCGCCAAACGCAAACGGGACGCCGAGGCGTCCGGTGAGTAA
- a CDS encoding sigma-54-dependent transcriptional regulator produces MPHILIVEDETIIRSALRRLLERNQYEVSEAGSVPEAQERFNIPSFDLIVSDLRLPGAPGTELIKLGEGKPVLIMTSYASLRSAVDSMKMGAVDYIAKPFDHDEMLQAVARILRDRQTSSNQQAERNAPAKANSADKGAAQNGEIGIIGSCPPMLDLYSKIRKVAPTDSNVLVQGESGTGKELVARALHNLSRRAKAPMISVNCAAIPESLIESELFGHEKGAFTGASAGRAGLVEAADGGTLFLDEIGELPLEAQARLLRVLQEGEIRRVGSVQSQKVDVRLIAATHRDLKTLAKNGEFREDLYYRLHVIALKLPALRERGNDVLEIARAFLARQSAKAGRNDLKFAPDAEQAIRHYSWPGNVRELENAVERSVILCENPEISADLLGIDIELDGLNDDEYMGLAPLPASANSTNSEPTEDLSLEDYFQHFVLEHQDHMTETELARKLGVSRKCLWERRQRLGIPRRKGVANET; encoded by the coding sequence ATGCCGCATATTTTGATCGTCGAAGACGAAACCATTATCCGCTCGGCCCTGCGCCGTCTGCTTGAGCGTAACCAGTACGAAGTCAGCGAGGCAGGTTCGGTACCCGAGGCTCAGGAGCGTTTCAACATCCCCTCGTTCGACCTGATCGTCAGCGACCTGCGACTGCCTGGCGCTCCTGGCACCGAACTGATCAAGCTCGGTGAAGGCAAGCCTGTACTGATCATGACCAGCTATGCCAGCCTGCGCTCGGCCGTGGACTCCATGAAAATGGGCGCGGTGGATTACATCGCCAAACCCTTTGACCACGATGAAATGCTGCAGGCTGTTGCGCGCATCCTGCGTGATCGTCAGACCAGCTCAAACCAGCAGGCCGAACGCAACGCGCCCGCCAAAGCCAACAGCGCCGACAAGGGCGCTGCGCAGAACGGCGAGATCGGCATCATCGGCTCCTGCCCGCCCATGCTCGATCTCTACAGCAAGATTCGTAAAGTCGCGCCCACAGATTCCAACGTTCTGGTCCAGGGCGAATCCGGGACCGGCAAGGAACTGGTCGCCCGCGCACTGCATAATCTGTCGCGTCGCGCCAAGGCACCGATGATCTCCGTGAACTGCGCAGCGATTCCCGAATCCCTGATCGAGTCCGAGCTGTTCGGCCATGAAAAAGGTGCCTTTACCGGTGCCAGCGCAGGTCGCGCAGGTCTGGTTGAAGCGGCCGATGGCGGCACTCTGTTTCTCGACGAAATCGGAGAACTGCCTCTGGAAGCACAGGCCAGGCTCCTGCGCGTCCTGCAGGAAGGCGAGATTCGTCGCGTCGGCTCCGTGCAGTCACAGAAAGTCGATGTACGCCTGATCGCCGCGACCCACCGGGACCTCAAGACCCTGGCCAAGAATGGCGAGTTTCGCGAAGACCTTTATTACCGTCTGCACGTGATCGCGCTGAAACTGCCTGCATTGCGCGAACGCGGTAACGACGTGCTCGAAATCGCCCGCGCCTTTCTGGCTCGCCAAAGCGCCAAAGCTGGCCGCAACGATCTGAAGTTTGCCCCCGACGCCGAACAGGCCATCCGTCATTACAGCTGGCCGGGTAACGTGCGGGAGCTGGAAAACGCCGTGGAACGCTCGGTGATTCTGTGCGAGAACCCGGAAATCTCTGCCGACCTGCTGGGTATAGACATCGAGCTCGACGGTCTGAACGACGACGAGTACATGGGCCTGGCGCCCCTGCCCGCCTCGGCGAACTCGACCAACAGCGAGCCCACCGAAGACCTGTCACTGGAAGACTACTTCCAGCACTTCGTCCTGGAACATCAGGATCACATGACAGAGACCGAACTGGCACGCAAACTGGGCGTCAGCCGCAAGTGCCTGTGGGAACGCCGTCAGCGACTGGGCATTCCGCGCCGCAAAGGGGTCGCCAACGAAACCTGA
- a CDS encoding sensor histidine kinase — translation MPMSFSLTQMLLVSAGYLLLLFGVAWISERGVIPRWIIRHPLTYTLSLGVYASAWAFYGSVGLAYQYGYGFLSSYLGVSGAFLLAPVLLYPILKITRTYQLSSLADLFAFRFRSTWAGALTTVFMLIGVLPLLALQIQAVADSISILTREPVQDRVAVAFCALITLFTIFFGSRHIATREKHEGLVFAVAFESLIKLIALGGIGLYALYGVFDGPQHLELWLLQNQTALASLHTPLQEGPWRTLLLVFFASAIVMPHMYHMTFTENLNPRALVSASWGLPLFLLLISLAVPLILWAGLKLGATTSPEYFTLGIGIAANSKPLALMAYVGGLAASSGLIIVTTLALSGMALNHLVLPLYQPPAEGNIYRWLKWTRRGLIVAIITAGYCFYLMLGAQQDLANLGIVAFVATLQFLPGVLSVLYWPTANRRGFIAGLLAGTVVWIVGMLLPLIGNLQGFYIPLLNMIYVLDDTSWHMAAIASLAANVLLFTLISLFTNASPEEVSAAEACAVDNVRRPQRRELYAVSPQEFATQLAKPLGAKAAQKEVEQALRDLYLPFDERRPYALRRLRDRIEANLSGLMGPSVAQDMVETFLPYKSGNEKYVTEDIHFIESRLEDYHSRLTGLAAELDALRRYHRQTLQELPMGVCSLAKDQEILMWNRAMEELTGIVAQRVVGSRLETIGEPWKGLLTGFINVPDEHLHKQKLALDGQTRWLNLHKAAIDEPLAPGSSGLVVLVEDLTETQMLEDKLVHSERLASIGRLAAGVAHEIGNPITGIACLAQNLREEREEDDEIKEISSQILEQTKRVSRIVQSLMSFAHAGAHQHNDEAVCLAEVAQDAIGLLALNRRNFEVHFYNLCNPQHKVDGDPQRLAQVLINLLSNARDASPSGSAVRVKSEASEHTVDLIVEDEGSGIPKAIMDRLFEPFFTTKEPGEGTGLGLALVYSIVEEHYGQITIDSPADPEQQRGTRIRITLPRHVEATSAVN, via the coding sequence ATGCCGATGAGCTTTAGCCTCACGCAGATGCTGCTGGTCAGCGCCGGGTATCTGCTGCTCCTGTTCGGCGTTGCATGGATCAGTGAGCGTGGCGTCATCCCACGCTGGATCATTCGTCACCCGCTGACCTATACCCTCTCGCTGGGCGTGTATGCCAGTGCCTGGGCGTTCTATGGTTCGGTCGGTCTGGCCTATCAGTATGGCTATGGCTTCCTGTCCAGTTACCTCGGGGTTTCCGGAGCGTTTCTGCTGGCGCCGGTGCTGCTTTATCCCATTCTCAAGATCACCCGAACCTACCAGCTTTCATCCCTGGCCGATCTGTTTGCCTTTCGCTTCAGAAGTACCTGGGCGGGTGCGCTGACCACGGTTTTCATGCTGATTGGCGTGCTGCCGTTGTTGGCGCTGCAGATTCAGGCGGTGGCCGATTCCATCAGCATCCTGACCCGTGAACCGGTGCAGGACAGAGTCGCCGTGGCGTTCTGTGCGTTGATCACACTGTTCACCATTTTCTTCGGCTCACGGCATATCGCGACCCGGGAAAAGCATGAAGGCCTGGTGTTCGCTGTTGCTTTCGAGTCCCTGATCAAACTGATCGCCCTGGGCGGTATCGGCCTTTATGCCTTGTATGGCGTATTCGACGGCCCGCAGCATCTGGAACTCTGGCTGCTGCAAAACCAGACTGCCCTGGCCTCGCTGCACACGCCTTTGCAGGAAGGTCCATGGCGCACATTGCTGCTGGTGTTTTTCGCCTCGGCCATCGTGATGCCGCACATGTATCACATGACCTTCACCGAAAACCTCAATCCGCGCGCACTGGTCAGCGCCAGCTGGGGCCTGCCGCTGTTCCTGCTGCTGATCAGCCTCGCCGTGCCTCTGATTCTGTGGGCGGGCCTCAAGCTGGGCGCTACCACCAGCCCCGAGTATTTCACCCTTGGGATCGGCATCGCCGCCAACAGCAAGCCACTGGCGCTGATGGCTTATGTGGGCGGGCTCGCGGCGTCCAGCGGGCTGATTATCGTCACCACCCTGGCGCTGTCGGGCATGGCCCTCAACCATCTGGTGCTGCCGCTTTATCAGCCACCGGCCGAGGGCAATATCTATCGCTGGCTGAAGTGGACACGTCGCGGCCTGATCGTGGCGATCATCACGGCGGGCTACTGCTTCTACCTCATGCTCGGCGCGCAACAGGATCTGGCCAACCTGGGCATCGTCGCATTCGTCGCGACCCTGCAATTCCTGCCCGGCGTGCTGTCGGTGCTGTATTGGCCGACCGCCAACCGGCGTGGTTTCATTGCAGGCCTGCTGGCCGGAACGGTGGTCTGGATCGTCGGCATGCTGTTACCGCTGATCGGCAACCTGCAGGGTTTCTATATTCCCTTGCTGAACATGATCTACGTGCTGGACGACACCAGTTGGCACATGGCGGCCATCGCCTCGCTGGCAGCCAACGTCCTGTTGTTCACCCTGATCTCGCTGTTCACCAATGCAAGTCCGGAAGAAGTCAGCGCCGCCGAGGCCTGCGCCGTCGACAATGTTCGTCGCCCGCAGCGCCGCGAACTGTATGCCGTGTCGCCCCAGGAGTTTGCCACGCAACTGGCCAAACCGCTGGGCGCCAAGGCCGCGCAGAAGGAAGTCGAGCAGGCGCTGCGCGACCTGTATCTGCCGTTCGACGAGCGTCGTCCTTATGCCCTGCGCCGCCTGCGTGACCGGATCGAAGCCAACCTGTCCGGCCTGATGGGCCCCAGCGTGGCCCAGGACATGGTGGAAACCTTTCTGCCCTATAAGTCCGGCAACGAGAAATACGTCACCGAAGACATTCACTTCATCGAGAGTCGCCTTGAGGACTACCACTCGCGCCTGACCGGCCTTGCCGCCGAACTCGATGCCTTGCGCCGCTATCACCGCCAGACCCTTCAGGAACTGCCCATGGGGGTGTGCTCGCTGGCCAAGGATCAGGAAATCCTGATGTGGAACCGGGCCATGGAAGAGCTGACCGGTATTGTCGCCCAGCGTGTCGTGGGCTCGCGACTGGAAACCATCGGCGAACCCTGGAAAGGCCTGCTGACGGGTTTCATCAATGTGCCGGATGAGCACTTGCACAAACAGAAGCTCGCCCTGGACGGCCAGACCCGCTGGCTCAACCTGCACAAGGCCGCCATCGACGAACCGCTGGCCCCCGGTAGCAGCGGTCTGGTGGTGCTGGTCGAAGACCTGACCGAAACCCAGATGCTGGAAGACAAGCTGGTCCACTCGGAACGTCTGGCCAGCATCGGTCGTCTGGCGGCCGGCGTAGCTCATGAAATCGGCAACCCCATCACCGGCATCGCCTGCCTTGCACAGAACCTGCGCGAGGAACGAGAGGAAGATGACGAGATCAAAGAAATCAGCAGTCAGATCCTCGAACAGACCAAACGTGTCTCGCGCATCGTGCAATCCTTGATGAGCTTCGCCCACGCCGGCGCTCACCAGCATAACGACGAGGCCGTCTGTCTGGCCGAGGTCGCGCAGGATGCCATTGGTCTGCTGGCGCTCAACCGGCGCAACTTTGAAGTCCATTTCTATAACCTGTGCAACCCGCAGCACAAGGTCGATGGCGACCCGCAACGGCTGGCACAGGTCCTGATCAATCTGCTCTCCAACGCCCGTGACGCCTCGCCCTCCGGCAGCGCTGTCAGGGTCAAGAGCGAAGCATCCGAACATACTGTGGATCTGATCGTCGAAGACGAAGGCAGTGGAATTCCCAAGGCAATCATGGATCGATTGTTTGAACCATTCTTCACCACCAAGGAACCGGGAGAAGGAACCGGGCTAGGTCTCGCACTGGTCTATTCCATCGTTGAAGAGCATTATGGACAAATCACCATCGACAGCCCGGCTGACCCCGAGCAGCAGCGAGGAACCCGTATCCGGATAACCTTGCCGCGCCATGTCGAAGCGACGTCCGCCGTGAACTGA